ACGCTGTGCATCGTCACCGACCCCGGGCACTCCCTTGAATGCCTCATGCAGGCCGTAGAGGAATACCTCACCGCCGACGAGTGCCCCAACGCCGAATACGCCCGACGCTCCGCCATCAGGAGCATTCGGGAGTTCCTCGGCGACTACGCCGAAGCGCGCCGTATCGGAATCCAGAAGCCCGAGATCGGCTACACCCGGGAAAAGGTCAGCGTCGCCATGAACGAGGGCGCCGACATGATCCTCGGAGAAATCAGCCTCGGCGAGCCGGAAGAGGACGCGATCAACCTCGTCGTGAACGCTGCAATGACGCGTCTCGAAAACCCCTGCGCCACGTTCGAGGAAATGGCCGCAGAGCAGTACAGCGAGAGTGCCGACGAAATCCGTTCGTGGTGGGGGTGGAGCTAATGAGCACCATGGAAATTCCGAGCTACGTCCTCGGTTCCGCAGACCAGGAATGCCGTTACCCCGTCCTCGTCGACGGCCAGACCATCGGACGCATTTACCGGTGGCACGGCGCATGGTTCGCCATTCCCGCCGGAAAGACGGACGAAATCCGAGTCGGCGCGGGAAGCACCGGCAGCGTAGCCGCCGCTCAATTCCTCGCCCAGGAATTCGACGCGGGCCGAATCACCCCGCAGCAGCACACCGACAGCAGCGCCGAGACCCGCGCATTCGTCGGCCCC
This Streptomyces marianii DNA region includes the following protein-coding sequences:
- a CDS encoding transposase, translating into MTPISCPQCGGLSAYRIRPDGLFGCPECGDLLDRRDIDLDGSDVWGVDDDGTLCIVTDPGHSLECLMQAVEEYLTADECPNAEYARRSAIRSIREFLGDYAEARRIGIQKPEIGYTREKVSVAMNEGADMILGEISLGEPEEDAINLVVNAAMTRLENPCATFEEMAAEQYSESADEIRSWWGWS